A region of uncultured Carboxylicivirga sp. DNA encodes the following proteins:
- the cls gene encoding cardiolipin synthase, protein MDFVDTISPTLITIVKAAYFFTMLVIIVLIMHENRSPLKAISWILVLLLLPGLGIIFYIFFGQNLRKEKIIARKGLKNHDLLTSIAHSQSHKLAEGEMNDHPELGRNMKLVQLLLNNSSSIVTIGNRVKVLNNGRATFDAIIEALKKAKKFIHLEFYIFDLDTIGNQILEILKEKAKEGVEVRFLVDDVGSWELKKDFFKGLQKDGIEAYSFLQVRFPTFTAKVNYRNHRKIVVVDGEIGFVGGLNVANRYIEGNPNYGIWRDMHLQVMGDAVNALQTVFLTDWYFVSQKDIAERFYFPPKEPIGDKVMQIVASGPDTDWPGIMMGLYQAISMAQKYVYITTPYFMPSESVLLALKAAALGGVDVRILIPEKSDAYFTALCTKSYIKEMLESEVKFYYYQPGFLHSKMMVVDDQLCVIGTANMDFRSFEQNFEVNAFIYNEDTAKEVKGYFMDDLMESNKIILSQWIKRPLWQKTKESFARLFSPLL, encoded by the coding sequence ATGGATTTTGTCGATACCATATCACCAACCTTAATTACCATTGTGAAAGCGGCATATTTTTTCACAATGTTGGTGATTATTGTGTTGATTATGCACGAAAACCGAAGCCCTCTAAAAGCGATTTCCTGGATTTTGGTTTTGCTACTTCTGCCGGGTTTGGGCATTATTTTTTATATTTTCTTCGGTCAGAATTTAAGGAAAGAAAAGATCATAGCCCGAAAAGGTTTAAAAAATCACGATTTACTTACTTCTATTGCCCACTCTCAGAGTCATAAGCTTGCCGAAGGTGAGATGAATGATCATCCTGAGTTGGGAAGAAACATGAAGTTGGTGCAGTTGCTGCTGAATAATTCATCGTCTATTGTTACTATTGGTAACCGTGTTAAAGTGCTGAATAACGGAAGGGCTACATTCGATGCAATCATTGAGGCGTTAAAAAAAGCTAAGAAATTTATTCATCTTGAGTTTTACATTTTTGATCTTGATACCATCGGCAATCAGATACTCGAAATATTAAAAGAAAAAGCTAAGGAAGGAGTTGAAGTTCGTTTTTTAGTAGACGATGTTGGAAGCTGGGAGTTGAAAAAAGATTTTTTTAAAGGACTTCAAAAAGACGGAATTGAAGCATATAGCTTTTTACAGGTTCGTTTCCCAACCTTTACGGCTAAGGTAAATTATCGTAACCATCGAAAGATTGTTGTGGTGGATGGAGAGATTGGTTTTGTTGGCGGTTTAAATGTTGCTAACCGATATATCGAAGGTAATCCGAATTACGGAATATGGCGTGATATGCATCTGCAGGTAATGGGTGATGCTGTTAATGCGCTTCAAACGGTATTTCTTACTGATTGGTATTTTGTTAGCCAGAAAGATATTGCTGAACGGTTTTATTTTCCACCAAAGGAACCCATTGGAGATAAAGTAATGCAAATTGTTGCCAGCGGCCCTGATACCGATTGGCCGGGCATTATGATGGGATTGTATCAGGCCATTTCAATGGCACAGAAATATGTATATATCACAACGCCCTATTTCATGCCTTCCGAAAGTGTATTGTTGGCTCTCAAGGCAGCAGCTTTAGGTGGTGTGGATGTGCGAATTTTGATTCCTGAAAAGAGTGATGCCTATTTTACAGCTTTATGCACTAAATCATACATCAAAGAGATGTTGGAATCAGAGGTGAAATTTTATTACTATCAACCAGGTTTCCTTCATAGCAAAATGATGGTGGTTGACGACCAATTGTGTGTGATTGGAACAGCTAACATGGATTTCAGAAGTTTTGAGCAGAACTTTGAGGTGAATGCTTTTATCTATAATGAAGATACAGCCAAAGAGGTGAAAGGATATTTTATGGATGATTTAATGGAGTCGAATAAAATTATTCTAAGCCAATGGATTAAACGACCTTTATGGCAAAAGACAAAGGAATCTTTTGCCCGATTATTTAGCCCCTTGTTATAA
- a CDS encoding cyclic 2,3-diphosphoglycerate synthase, producing MKRVIIIGAAGRDFHNFNTFFRHNNEYSVVAFTAAQIPDIEGRKYPAELAGPNYPDGIPIYAEKDLEKLIIEYEVNICVFSYSDVPYKRVMEVSARVNSAGASFMLLGPNDTMIKSTKPVISVCATRTGCGKSQTSRKIIELLMNEGLKVVAIRHPMPYGDLVKQKVQRFAAIEDLKFHKCTIEEMEEYEPHIVRGNVIYAGVDYEAILRAAENDPDGCDVILWDGGNNDFSFYKPDLSITVVDPHRVNHELSYYPGEVNLRMADIIIINKIDSASPDDVNQLRSNIEKANPKAIVIDGASPIRVDDISVIRGKKVLVVEDGPTLTHGEMKLGAGIVAAKKYGAAEIVDPRPFVVGKLAETYKIYPNIGPLLPAMGYGDEQVRDLQATIDAVACDSVIIGTPIDLNRVVTINKSNTRVHYDLQEIGFPTLKDQLKEFIKTHHLIGVKL from the coding sequence ATGAAACGAGTCATCATTATTGGAGCTGCGGGAAGAGACTTCCACAACTTCAACACCTTTTTCAGGCATAACAACGAATACTCTGTTGTTGCCTTTACAGCGGCTCAAATACCCGACATCGAAGGTAGAAAATATCCGGCAGAATTAGCTGGACCTAACTATCCTGATGGAATCCCAATTTATGCTGAGAAAGATTTAGAAAAGCTGATTATTGAATATGAGGTAAATATTTGCGTGTTCTCATACAGCGATGTTCCTTACAAAAGAGTAATGGAAGTATCTGCCCGGGTTAATTCAGCAGGAGCATCCTTCATGCTTCTGGGGCCGAATGATACAATGATTAAAAGTACTAAACCCGTAATTTCGGTTTGTGCTACCAGAACCGGTTGTGGAAAAAGTCAGACTTCGCGCAAGATCATTGAGCTTCTTATGAACGAAGGCCTAAAGGTAGTAGCCATCCGCCATCCGATGCCATACGGTGATTTAGTTAAGCAGAAAGTTCAACGTTTTGCGGCCATCGAAGATTTAAAGTTTCATAAATGTACGATTGAAGAAATGGAGGAGTATGAGCCCCATATTGTTCGCGGAAATGTAATTTATGCGGGAGTCGATTACGAGGCAATACTTCGCGCTGCTGAAAATGATCCGGATGGTTGTGATGTAATTTTGTGGGATGGAGGCAATAATGACTTTTCATTCTATAAACCTGATTTAAGTATAACAGTTGTTGATCCACACAGAGTTAATCACGAACTAAGTTACTATCCGGGAGAAGTTAATCTACGAATGGCAGACATCATCATCATTAACAAAATTGACAGCGCATCTCCTGATGATGTTAACCAGTTGAGAAGTAATATTGAAAAAGCTAATCCCAAAGCGATTGTTATTGATGGAGCATCACCTATCAGAGTCGATGATATCTCTGTCATTAGAGGCAAAAAAGTTTTAGTTGTAGAAGATGGCCCAACTCTTACACATGGTGAAATGAAATTAGGAGCCGGAATTGTTGCTGCAAAAAAATACGGAGCTGCTGAAATAGTCGATCCACGACCATTTGTAGTTGGAAAACTAGCCGAGACTTATAAAATCTATCCTAATATCGGACCACTTCTCCCTGCCATGGGCTATGGCGATGAACAGGTAAGAGATCTTCAGGCAACAATTGATGCTGTTGCTTGTGATTCCGTCATTATTGGAACACCCATTGATTTGAACAGAGTAGTAACAATAAATAAATCCAACACAAGAGTTCATTATGATTTGCAGGAAATAGGATTCCCTACATTAAAAGATCAATTGAAAGAATTTATTAAAACCCATCATCTTATTGGAGTGAAGTTGTAA
- the prmC gene encoding peptide chain release factor N(5)-glutamine methyltransferase, with translation MALKGIQEFKALMSDKLRNLYPETEIMQLSKLILQDVLKVNSTQLLLIQDECFNESQAKQLEQIADRLADSEPLQYILGHTEFYDLDLKVAKGVLIPRPETEELVHWILNDPKTDKSRILDIGTGSGCIPLALKNNLNQAEAEAWDISDDALKIARDNATRLGLEVTFKKVDVLQPISVRAPFTCIVSNPPYVRNLEKEMMEANVLRHEPHLALFVEDDDPLLFYRTIAELSLKALTKNGSLFFEINEYLQKEMTELLESLGYTNIECRKDLQGKARMMKATLA, from the coding sequence ATGGCTCTCAAAGGAATTCAAGAATTTAAAGCTTTAATGTCTGATAAACTTCGTAATCTCTACCCTGAGACCGAGATAATGCAACTTAGTAAGCTAATATTACAAGATGTATTAAAGGTTAATTCAACTCAGTTACTTCTCATTCAGGATGAATGTTTTAATGAAAGCCAGGCAAAACAGCTGGAGCAAATAGCAGACCGATTAGCTGATTCAGAGCCCTTACAATACATTCTGGGCCATACTGAATTTTACGATTTAGATTTAAAAGTTGCTAAAGGAGTTTTGATACCACGCCCGGAGACGGAAGAGCTGGTTCATTGGATTTTAAACGATCCCAAAACTGACAAATCAAGAATTTTGGATATTGGGACCGGTAGCGGATGTATTCCGCTTGCCTTAAAAAATAACCTGAATCAAGCAGAAGCTGAAGCCTGGGACATTTCAGATGATGCTTTGAAAATTGCTCGAGATAATGCAACCAGACTTGGCTTAGAAGTTACTTTTAAGAAAGTTGATGTGTTGCAACCAATATCTGTCAGAGCTCCTTTTACATGCATTGTAAGTAATCCTCCCTATGTGCGAAATCTTGAAAAAGAAATGATGGAAGCCAACGTTCTTCGGCATGAACCACATCTGGCCCTATTTGTTGAAGATGATGATCCTTTACTGTTTTATCGAACCATTGCTGAGCTTAGTTTGAAAGCATTGACTAAAAATGGCTCCCTATTTTTTGAGATTAACGAATATCTTCAAAAAGAAATGACTGAACTTTTAGAATCTCTGGGATATACAAATATTGAATGCCGAAAGGATTTGCAGGGAAAAGCCAGAATGATGAAGGCTACATTAGCTTAA
- the ribD gene encoding bifunctional diaminohydroxyphosphoribosylaminopyrimidine deaminase/5-amino-6-(5-phosphoribosylamino)uracil reductase RibD yields the protein MNTLSQHEKYMQRCLQLAQLAEGHTYSNPMVGSVIVHNGRIIGEGYHRKAGEPHAEVNAVNSVKDKTLLKESTLYVNLEPCAHYGKTPPCSKLIIDEKIPHVVIGCIDDFSEVAGKGVEMMEKAGVKVEHGILEKESRDLNRRFFTYHNKKRPYVILKWAQTLDGFIDIDRESNLFGQPTWITNEWARKAVHKQRSTEQAILVGTNTALKDNPSLTVRDWDGPQPLRVVIDRRCQLTSDYHLLDGSIPTIVINSLKNEVRNNIEYIEADFDNRLPEQILQILWEKGIQSIIIEGGRATLDSFIMHNLWDEAYKYIGNTFFGSGIKAPVINADCIDQKEFGDSRLFVYRNNIVF from the coding sequence ATGAATACACTTTCACAACACGAGAAATATATGCAACGTTGCTTGCAGCTTGCCCAATTGGCCGAAGGTCATACCTACTCAAATCCAATGGTTGGAAGTGTAATTGTTCATAATGGTCGAATAATAGGTGAAGGTTATCATCGAAAGGCAGGTGAACCTCATGCTGAAGTAAATGCAGTTAATTCTGTTAAAGATAAGACTCTTTTGAAAGAATCTACTTTGTATGTAAATCTTGAACCTTGCGCACATTACGGAAAAACACCTCCCTGTTCTAAGCTTATCATTGATGAAAAAATACCTCATGTAGTCATTGGTTGTATTGATGATTTTTCGGAAGTAGCAGGAAAAGGTGTTGAAATGATGGAAAAGGCCGGAGTTAAGGTGGAGCATGGAATTCTGGAAAAAGAAAGTCGCGATTTAAATCGTCGTTTTTTTACTTATCACAACAAAAAAAGACCATATGTAATTCTAAAATGGGCCCAGACTCTGGATGGTTTTATTGATATCGATCGCGAAAGTAACCTGTTTGGTCAACCAACATGGATTACTAATGAGTGGGCTCGTAAAGCTGTTCATAAGCAGCGAAGTACAGAGCAGGCAATATTGGTTGGAACCAACACTGCTTTAAAAGATAATCCTTCGCTTACAGTTAGAGATTGGGATGGTCCACAGCCTTTGAGAGTTGTGATTGACAGAAGATGTCAGCTCACTTCAGATTATCATTTATTGGATGGTTCGATTCCAACCATTGTAATTAATTCTCTTAAGAATGAAGTGCGGAATAATATAGAATACATTGAGGCTGATTTTGATAACCGTTTACCCGAACAGATACTTCAAATCCTTTGGGAGAAAGGAATTCAATCTATAATTATTGAAGGTGGCAGGGCTACTCTAGATTCTTTTATCATGCATAATCTTTGGGATGAGGCCTATAAATACATTGGTAATACTTTTTTTGGAAGTGGAATAAAAGCTCCTGTAATAAATGCAGATTGTATAGATCAGAAAGAATTTGGAGATAGTAGGTTGTTTGTGTATCGCAATAATATTGTATTTTAG
- a CDS encoding ACP phosphodiesterase, with product MNFLAHLYLSGNDPLVQIGNFIGDHVKGRNYMRYAPAIQKGILLHRKIDSFTDTHPVVKESTRRLTEKYGRYSGIVIDVFYDHYLGRNWTTFSDVSLTKYVSKVHKNLLSNYFKLPKEVKSFLPFIVKSRRLETYATVEGIHRSLQIMSNYSSLPAHADWAVEQMRLFDNEFNDEFLKFFQEVKMMAHEELVKLM from the coding sequence ATGAATTTTTTAGCTCATTTATATCTATCAGGAAATGATCCGTTAGTGCAGATTGGTAATTTTATTGGTGATCATGTTAAAGGTCGAAATTACATGAGGTATGCTCCGGCCATACAGAAAGGTATTTTGCTTCATCGAAAAATAGATTCATTTACTGATACTCATCCTGTGGTAAAAGAAAGTACCCGACGACTGACAGAAAAGTACGGACGGTATTCAGGTATTGTAATTGATGTGTTTTACGATCATTATTTAGGAAGAAACTGGACCACATTTTCAGATGTTTCGTTGACTAAATATGTATCGAAAGTGCATAAAAACTTGTTGAGCAATTATTTTAAATTACCGAAAGAAGTAAAAAGTTTTCTTCCTTTTATAGTGAAGAGCCGAAGGTTGGAAACATACGCAACTGTTGAAGGTATTCATCGCAGTTTGCAGATCATGTCAAATTATTCATCTTTACCAGCACATGCAGATTGGGCAGTGGAGCAGATGAGGCTGTTTGACAATGAGTTTAATGATGAGTTTCTAAAGTTTTTTCAGGAAGTTAAAATGATGGCACACGAAGAGTTGGTTAAGCTAATGTAG
- the gldA gene encoding gliding motility-associated ABC transporter ATP-binding subunit GldA — protein MSIVVKGIEKNFGQQKALDQVSFDIKSGEIVGFLGPNGAGKSTMMKIITGLLTQSMGSVEVCGLNNNNINKDYRRKIGYLPEHNPLYLDMYVKEYLQMVGGIYKLPNIKERVNEMIDLTGLEREQHKVIGSLSKGYRQRVGLAQALIHNPEVLILDEPTTGLDPNQILEIRNLITNIGKEKTVMLSTHIMQEVEAICERVIILNRGKVVADSPATQLDDLKGESEVIVDIEFNKECDLNKLRQLEGVKSVENTSSAHYKIKSNPKTDIRPTVFQFAVDNQLIILGMSRKEMGLEELFHQLTQ, from the coding sequence ATGTCGATAGTAGTTAAAGGTATTGAGAAAAATTTTGGTCAGCAGAAGGCTCTCGATCAGGTTTCATTTGATATTAAAAGCGGTGAAATCGTTGGTTTCCTGGGACCTAACGGAGCTGGAAAATCAACCATGATGAAGATAATTACCGGATTGCTGACTCAATCGATGGGTAGTGTTGAAGTATGCGGCCTGAATAATAACAATATCAATAAAGATTATCGACGTAAAATTGGTTATCTGCCGGAACATAATCCATTGTACCTTGATATGTATGTGAAAGAATACCTACAAATGGTTGGCGGTATTTATAAACTCCCTAACATCAAAGAGAGGGTGAATGAGATGATTGACCTAACAGGTTTGGAGAGGGAACAACACAAAGTGATTGGCAGCCTCTCCAAGGGATACCGACAAAGAGTTGGCTTGGCTCAAGCACTGATACATAACCCGGAGGTTTTAATACTTGACGAACCTACAACAGGTTTGGATCCAAATCAAATACTTGAAATAAGAAACCTCATCACCAACATTGGAAAGGAAAAAACTGTAATGCTGAGCACTCACATCATGCAGGAAGTTGAAGCCATATGTGAGCGGGTGATTATTCTTAACAGAGGTAAAGTAGTAGCTGATTCACCGGCTACGCAACTTGATGATTTAAAGGGAGAATCGGAAGTAATAGTAGATATAGAATTCAATAAAGAATGTGACCTCAATAAACTTCGTCAATTAGAAGGAGTAAAGTCTGTGGAAAACACATCTTCTGCTCATTACAAAATCAAATCAAATCCTAAAACGGATATTCGTCCGACTGTTTTCCAATTTGCTGTTGACAACCAATTGATCATTCTGGGTATGTCAAGAAAGGAAATGGGGCTGGAAGAATTATTTCATCAGCTTACTCAATAA
- a CDS encoding transketolase, producing the protein MDKNISKKAADNIRVLSAAMVEKANSGHPGGAMGGADFIHVLFSEYLNYDPSDRKWFNRDRFFLDPGHMSPMLYAALAMTGTYSMEELSNFRQWGSPTPGHPEVDVERGVENTSGPLGQGHTMALGAAIAERFLTARFGEWMSHKTYTFISDGGVQEEISQGTGRIAGYLGLSNLVMFYDSNDIQLSTTTNDVTIEDTAAKYQAWGWATMTIDGNDHEQIRKALDAANAETEKPFLIIGKTIMGKGAVKQDGSSFEKMVSTHGQPLSAAGASFADSMKNLGADPENPFQIFPEVADAYAKVNEEKAKIAAAKKAEQAEWEKANPELAAKLAQFISGDAPAVDYAGIAQKANSATRAASATVLAAFADQVENMIVMSADLANSDKTDGFLKKTTIFKKGDFSGSFLQVGVAELTMGAIANGMALHGGVIPVCGTFFVFSDYMKPAARMAALMQLPVKYVWTHDAFRVGEDGPTHQPIEQEAQIRLMEKLQNHHGKNSMLVVRPADADETTVAWKMAMENTNTPTALILSRQNITQLPNGSYQTALQAEKGAYIVEKDADQPDIVLLASGSEVSTLVEGAKLLRAQKGLKVNVVSVISEGLFRNQDATYQEAVLPANVKRFGMTAGLAVTLEGLVGANGKVWGLNHFGYSAPYTVLDKEFGFTGENVLKQVTELLS; encoded by the coding sequence ATGGACAAAAACATTTCAAAAAAAGCAGCTGACAACATCAGAGTATTATCAGCAGCGATGGTTGAGAAAGCCAATTCAGGACACCCTGGAGGTGCCATGGGAGGAGCCGATTTTATTCATGTGTTGTTTTCTGAGTATTTAAATTATGATCCAAGCGACCGTAAATGGTTTAACCGCGATCGTTTTTTCTTAGATCCAGGCCACATGTCGCCTATGTTATACGCTGCCTTAGCTATGACCGGCACATATTCGATGGAGGAGTTGTCTAATTTCAGACAATGGGGAAGTCCAACACCTGGTCACCCTGAAGTTGATGTTGAAAGAGGAGTTGAAAACACATCAGGCCCACTAGGTCAAGGACATACAATGGCTCTAGGTGCTGCTATTGCAGAACGATTCCTAACAGCTCGTTTTGGCGAATGGATGAGTCATAAAACTTATACATTTATTTCTGATGGTGGTGTACAGGAAGAAATCTCTCAAGGAACAGGTCGTATTGCCGGTTACCTTGGTTTGAGTAATCTGGTAATGTTTTATGATTCAAACGATATCCAGTTATCTACCACAACCAATGATGTAACCATCGAAGATACAGCAGCCAAATATCAAGCCTGGGGATGGGCAACCATGACCATTGATGGAAACGACCATGAACAGATTCGGAAAGCTTTGGATGCTGCCAATGCTGAAACTGAGAAACCATTCCTGATCATTGGTAAAACCATTATGGGTAAAGGAGCTGTTAAACAAGACGGTTCTTCATTTGAAAAAATGGTTTCAACTCATGGACAACCTTTGAGTGCTGCAGGAGCCTCTTTTGCTGATTCAATGAAAAACCTGGGTGCTGATCCTGAAAATCCATTCCAGATATTCCCTGAAGTTGCAGATGCATATGCAAAGGTAAATGAAGAAAAGGCTAAAATAGCAGCTGCTAAAAAAGCTGAACAGGCAGAATGGGAAAAAGCGAATCCTGAATTGGCAGCTAAGTTAGCTCAATTTATATCGGGTGATGCTCCGGCAGTTGACTATGCAGGTATTGCACAAAAAGCCAATTCAGCTACTCGTGCTGCTTCTGCTACTGTTTTAGCTGCATTTGCTGATCAGGTTGAAAATATGATTGTGATGTCTGCCGACCTTGCAAATTCAGATAAGACAGATGGATTCTTAAAGAAAACAACCATCTTCAAAAAAGGTGATTTCTCTGGCTCTTTCTTACAAGTTGGAGTTGCTGAGCTAACCATGGGTGCAATTGCCAATGGTATGGCACTTCATGGAGGAGTTATTCCGGTTTGCGGTACATTCTTTGTATTCTCCGACTACATGAAACCAGCTGCCCGAATGGCTGCCTTGATGCAACTGCCAGTTAAATATGTTTGGACACATGATGCTTTTCGTGTGGGAGAAGATGGTCCAACACATCAACCAATTGAGCAGGAAGCTCAGATCCGTCTGATGGAAAAATTACAAAACCACCACGGAAAGAATAGTATGTTGGTTGTTCGCCCGGCTGATGCTGATGAAACAACAGTAGCATGGAAAATGGCAATGGAAAACACAAACACTCCAACAGCCTTAATCCTTTCGCGTCAAAATATAACTCAACTTCCAAATGGTTCATATCAAACTGCCTTGCAAGCTGAAAAAGGAGCTTATATTGTTGAGAAAGATGCTGACCAGCCTGACATTGTGCTTTTAGCTTCAGGTTCGGAAGTTAGTACATTGGTGGAAGGTGCTAAATTATTACGTGCTCAGAAGGGATTAAAAGTTAACGTAGTTTCTGTTATCTCAGAAGGTCTTTTCCGTAATCAGGATGCAACTTACCAGGAAGCAGTATTACCTGCTAACGTAAAACGTTTTGGTATGACAGCAGGTTTAGCTGTAACATTAGAAGGTTTGGTTGGCGCCAATGGTAAAGTTTGGGGATTAAATCATTTTGGATATTCTGCCCCTTACACTGTACTTGATAAAGAATTTGGATTTACAGGCGAGAATGTTCTTAAACAAGTAACTGAGCTTTTAAGCTAG
- a CDS encoding 4-phosphoerythronate dehydrogenase, producing MKIVADDKIPFLKGVFENVCEIEYLPGAQITNDILKDADALITRTRTKCNEESLKDTSVKMIASATIGYDHIDTQWCEANGIMWTNSPGCNAESVKQYIASVFGMLVIDKGWILKGKKLAVVGVGNVGSRIVKLAEALGMIVYKVDPPRERLEPQERFYRLNDIVGEMDIITFHTPLNREGEDKTYHLCDSLLLSKMKNSALVINSSRGEVIDGDALKKALAEEQIGAAVLDVWENEPAIDRELMNLVWLVTPHIAGYSLDGKANGTMMSIQAISREFNLGLDNWEPNDIPLPKNDNLTIDCKYLSTEQVVANAFNQTYTIKEDDIRLRMRTDEFEKQRGNYPIRREFKAFNVGLQNASDKPAKILESVGFVNVMKIN from the coding sequence ATGAAAATAGTAGCCGATGATAAAATCCCATTTCTGAAAGGGGTATTTGAAAATGTATGCGAGATAGAGTATTTACCAGGTGCGCAAATAACCAATGATATTTTAAAGGATGCCGATGCATTGATAACACGCACACGCACAAAGTGTAATGAAGAAAGCCTGAAAGACACAAGTGTAAAAATGATTGCTTCTGCAACCATCGGATATGATCATATTGATACTCAATGGTGTGAAGCCAACGGAATTATGTGGACTAATTCGCCAGGTTGTAATGCTGAATCAGTAAAGCAATATATTGCTTCTGTTTTTGGAATGTTGGTCATTGATAAAGGGTGGATTTTAAAGGGTAAAAAGCTTGCTGTTGTTGGTGTTGGTAATGTTGGCAGTCGAATTGTTAAGCTGGCTGAGGCATTAGGTATGATTGTGTATAAGGTGGATCCTCCTCGAGAGAGATTAGAACCACAGGAGAGGTTCTATCGGCTTAATGATATCGTTGGCGAAATGGATATTATTACATTTCATACACCCCTTAACAGAGAAGGAGAAGACAAGACTTATCATCTTTGCGACTCATTGCTTTTATCTAAAATGAAAAATTCTGCTCTGGTAATTAATTCATCGAGGGGTGAAGTTATTGATGGTGATGCATTAAAAAAAGCATTGGCTGAGGAGCAAATAGGAGCGGCAGTTTTAGATGTTTGGGAAAATGAGCCTGCTATTGATAGGGAATTGATGAATTTGGTCTGGTTGGTTACTCCTCATATTGCTGGTTATTCATTGGATGGAAAGGCAAATGGAACCATGATGAGTATTCAGGCAATCAGTCGGGAGTTTAATTTGGGTCTGGATAATTGGGAACCTAATGATATTCCTTTACCCAAAAACGATAACCTTACAATTGATTGTAAATATCTGAGTACTGAACAAGTTGTAGCTAATGCTTTTAATCAGACTTACACTATCAAGGAGGATGATATTCGCTTGCGGATGAGGACAGATGAATTTGAAAAGCAAAGAGGTAATTATCCAATACGAAGAGAGTTTAAAGCTTTTAATGTTGGGTTGCAAAATGCTTCAGATAAACCGGCTAAAATTCTTGAAAGTGTTGGTTTTGTAAATGTTATGAAAATTAATTGA
- a CDS encoding SDR family oxidoreductase, which yields MDLGIKNQTFLVGGCTAGFGKATTEALLNEGAKVIGVARKEEGLNQLHSIYKKSFIPLVGNITTSETINTAVNLAKQENISGVLINAGGPPAMSFEETRLSDWDEAYRNLLRWKVELTHKLLPHFKEKQYGRIVFIESSSVKQPYENLVLSTSLRLAVVGMMKTVSQEVSGQNINFNMIAPGSHNTSAINRLIEKKSQVTGDDFDKVKQQFIDAIPAKQFGNPEYLGSLATWLLSPIAEFVTGQVYAIEGGAVRSTL from the coding sequence ATGGATTTAGGAATTAAAAACCAAACATTCCTTGTTGGCGGTTGTACTGCAGGTTTTGGCAAGGCAACAACTGAGGCATTACTGAACGAAGGAGCAAAAGTTATTGGTGTAGCCCGAAAAGAAGAAGGATTAAACCAGCTTCATAGTATCTATAAAAAGTCATTTATCCCTTTAGTCGGAAACATTACAACATCCGAAACGATAAATACAGCTGTTAACCTGGCAAAGCAAGAAAATATTTCCGGCGTTTTGATCAATGCAGGTGGTCCGCCAGCTATGTCGTTCGAAGAAACCCGTCTTTCGGATTGGGATGAAGCATACCGGAATTTACTTCGCTGGAAAGTAGAATTAACCCATAAACTACTACCTCATTTTAAAGAAAAGCAATACGGACGGATAGTTTTTATCGAAAGTTCATCAGTTAAACAACCCTACGAAAACCTGGTACTCAGCACTTCACTGCGATTGGCGGTGGTGGGAATGATGAAAACAGTTTCGCAGGAAGTCAGTGGTCAGAATATTAACTTTAACATGATTGCTCCGGGCTCTCATAACACCTCAGCCATCAATCGTTTAATTGAAAAGAAAAGTCAGGTAACAGGTGATGACTTTGATAAGGTGAAGCAACAATTTATTGATGCCATCCCTGCTAAACAATTTGGAAATCCGGAGTATCTTGGCAGTCTGGCAACCTGGTTACTGTCGCCTATAGCTGAGTTCGTTACCGGTCAGGTTTATGCCATTGAAGGTGGGGCAGTAAGATCAACCTTATAA